Proteins found in one Lachancea thermotolerans CBS 6340 chromosome C complete sequence genomic segment:
- the APL4 gene encoding AP-1 complex subunit gamma (similar to uniprot|Q12028 Saccharomyces cerevisiae YPR029C APL4 Gamma-adaptin large subunit of the clathrin-associated protein (AP) complex): protein MGSLRSFIKDVRAAKTLAEERSIVTKESARIRTKLKDDHLPQEKRRKNIHKLLYLHILGEKTHFAQVECINLIASEDFRDKRLGYLAAMILLDENQEILTLLTNMLNNDLNHPNRYVVSLALSTLGSLMSPELARDLYSDVENILAHSKDDFLVKKALQCAAKLIQKDTSLVEVFFPYINSRLVSNQQSSHGVLLGVAKLCQAAITAKEKYEYDNYPEILQSMVQSIPEFFALLQDMNFTSFNPEYDVGGTCDPFLQVELLYTIRLLFELAPQETESYKDKLNDLLTKIATNSDGAKNSAHAVLYECVRTIFALQLDQSLKVLGVNVLAKFLSGKDNNTKYVALNTLLHVVPQEPQAVQKHRKFISKCLFDPDISIKTRAVELTFAILNDSNIKELIEELTAFLKLTSEDDKDLATYVVEHMIGLFEQYKLGDEKWALEATVNILMIVGEHISLERLSDILIMINNARDLDHKIQVIRRILDVSFAKSGESVSSANLGWKLVSAWCIGEYGDTLLESNIYLDTELTGYLRTLDGLYSDDCKIIGYVLTAALKLSSRLQNPSCIEELRQVIKGHNKDTNLMIQTKSVQYGILFNLPAKEKHDILGAMPLFEKKPKSGAAPAARPKFGTKPQEPDLLLELLDDDYPKKSTTSNAAGSLLDIFGSAPQSSAKPENGKGNDTAGLTQNLMTIPKDAPEAFRSTDLDVHMKLKSLNDYEAHVEMFIHANASINSLQVLAAVSKSKKLTLGSLSASTLAPRENCRQEMIITGGGKPKLRIKLTFNTGSPSITKTEQFDYKFDQ, encoded by the coding sequence ATGGGTTCGCTAAGGAGCTTTATAAAGGATGTGAGGGCGGCTAAGACGCTAGCGGAAGAGCGTTCCATTGTGACAAAGGAATCGGCCAGAATTAGAACGAAACTCAAGGACGATCACCTTCCACAAGAAAAGCGGCGGAAGAACATCCATAAGCTACTTTATCTGCATATTCTAGGCGAAAAAACGCACTTTGCACAAGTAGAGTGTATCAATCTAATCGCTTCTGAAGATTTCCGCGACAAGAGGCTAGGATACTTGGCAGCGATGATTTTACTCGACGAGAATCAAGAAATTTTAACGTTATTAACTAATATGCTGAACAATGACCTGAACCATCCCAATCGCTATGTGGTGTCACTAGCACTGTCAACTCTTGGCTCTCTTATGTCCCCCGAGCTTGCGCGCGATCTATACTCCGACGTGGAAAATATTCTTGCGCACTCTAAGGACGACTTTTTGGTGAAGAAGGCTCTTCAGTGCGCGGCGAAGCTGATCCAAAAAGACACTTCGCTTGTAGAAGTGTTTTTCCCATATATCAACTCCCGCCTTGTATCCAATCAGCAATCTTCTCATGGCGTACTCTTGGGTGTGgcaaagctttgccaaGCGGCAATTACGGCCAAAGAGAAGTATGAGTACGACAACTATCCTGAGATTTTGCAGTCAATGGTTCAGAGCATACCCGAGTTTTTCGCATTACTACAAGATATGAATTTTACCAGCTTCAATCCTGAGTACGATGTTGGGGGTACGTGCGACCcctttcttcaagtcgaGCTTTTGTACACTATTCGCTTATTGTTCGAGCTGGctcctcaagaaactgaaagttATAAGGACAAGTTAAATGACTTACTTACAAAAATTGCCACAAATTCAGACGGAGCCAAGAACAGCGCCCACGCTGTTTTATATGAGTGCGTTCGTACAATATTCGCTCTTCAGTTAGACCAGTCACTCAAAGTATTAGGCGTTAACGTGCTGGCTAAATTTCTCTCCGGTAAAGACAATAACACAAAATATGTTGCACTGAACACGTTATTACATGTTGTACCACAGGAGCCTCAAGCTGTCCAAAAACATCGGAAATTTATATCTAAATGTCTTTTCGATCCCGACATTTCAATCAAAACGAGAGCAGTCGAGCTGACGTTCGCTATTCTCAACGATTCAAACATAAAAGAGCTCATTGAAGAATTGACAGCATTCCTCAAACTGACCTCCGAAGATGATAAAGACCTGGCAACTTACGTGGTAGAACACATGATTGGCCTCTTTGAACAATACAAACTTGGAGATGAGAAATGGGCGTTGGAGGCCACTGTTAACATTCTCATGATTGTGGGTGAGCATATCTCATTAGAGAGACTAAGTGATATTTTGATCATGATAAACAATGCCCGCGACCTTGATCATAAAATCCAGGTTATTCGCCGTATACTTGATGTTTCATTCGCCAAATCTGGCGAGAGCGTCAGTAGTGCTAACTTGGGCTGGAAGCTAGTGAGCGCGTGGTGCATTGGTGAATATGGTGATactcttcttgaaagcaaCATCTATCTCGATACTGAGCTTACAGGATATCTGCGCACCTTAGATGGCCTTTATTCTGACGATTGCAAAATTATAGGATACGTCTTGACTGCTGCTCTCAAGCTATCGTCCAGGCTTCAAAACCCAAGCTGCATCGAAGAATTGCGTCAGGTAATCAAGGGTCACAACAAAGATACAAATCTAATGATTCAAACTAAGAGCGTCCAGTACGGTATTCTATTCAACCTTCCagcaaaagagaaacaTGATATTTTAGGGGCCATGCCAttgtttgagaaaaaacCCAAGAGCGGTgccgcgccagcggcaCGTCCGAAATTCGGAACAAAGCCTCAAGAGCCCGATCTTTTGCTAGAACTGTTAGATGATGACTatcccaaaaagagcaCCACTTCAAATGCGGCAGGATCTCTACTAGATATTTTCGGGTCGGCACCCCAAAGCTCTGCTAAACCTGAGAACGGCAAAGGGAACGATACTGCAGGCCTCACCCAAAATTTGATGACAATACCTAAAGATGCCCCAGAGGCGTTCCGGTCCACTGACCTGGACGTCCACATGAAACTCAAGTCGCTGAACGACTACGAGGCGCATGTTGAGATGTTCATACATGCGAATGCGTCAATCAACTCTTTGCAAGTGCTTGCTGCTGTATCCAAATCCAAGAAATTAACTCTAGGAAGCTTGTCCGCCAGTACACTTGCGCCCCGAGAGAATTGCCGTCAAGAAATGATAATCACAGGCGGTGGGAAGCCTAAGCTGAGAATAAAACTGACTTTCAATACCGGAAGCCCAAGCATTACGAAGACAGAACAATTCGATTACAAATTTGATCAATAA
- the YOP1 gene encoding Yop1p (similar to uniprot|Q12402 Saccharomyces cerevisiae YPR028W YOP1 Protein that regulates vesicular traffic in stressed cells either to facilitate membrane turnover or to decrease unnecessary secretion), whose product MGDYVKAFQDELNTLDKKFAGNGVLEQFEAKTKLPKSYGVLGAASLYLLLIFINVGGIGEILSNFIGFVIPTYYSLVALKTPGGADDTELLTYWVVFAFLNVIEFWSKAILYWVPFYWFMKTLLLVYLALPQTSGAKYVYNAVLEPVTSKYIKVPQAQAGGVSSKMEGLSTSGKTTGFASHSN is encoded by the exons ATGGGAGACTACGTCAAAGCATTTCAAGATGAGTTGAATACTCTAGACAAA AAATTTGCCGGTAACGGAGTTCTGGAACAGTTCGAAGCGAAAACTAAGCTTCCTAAGTCTTACGGCGTACTAGGCGCAGCATCCTTGTACTTGCTGTTaatcttcatcaacgttGGTGGTATTGGTGAGATCCTGTCCAACTTCATCGGGTTTGTTATTCCAACCTACTATTCGCTGGTTGCGCTCAAGACCCCAGGTGGCGCTGATGACACCGAACTGCTCACCTACTGGGTTGTGTTCGCCTTTTTGAACGTAATTGAGTTCTGGTCCAAGGCCATCCTATACTGGGTCCCATTCTACTGGTTCATGAAGACCCTACTCTTGGTGTACCTGGCTCTGCCACAAACTAGCGGCGCTAAGTACGTCTACAACGCTGTATTGGAGCCAGTCACCTCCAAGTACATCAAGGTCCCTCAGGCCCAAGCTGGTGGCGTCTCTTCTAAGATGGAGGGCCTAAGCACTTCAGGCAAGACCACCGGTTTTGCTAGTCACTCGAACTAA
- the ATH1 gene encoding alpha,alpha-trehalase ATH1 (similar to uniprot|P48016 Saccharomyces cerevisiae YPR026W ATH1 Vacuolar acid trehalase required for trehalose utilization): protein MSVRHKTRKHTATSLIARSLPGLRAIFVILATCVAAAGWRWLLTGELPRKPHLPCKVFRTHRHHDTRIEWRRRSSESLYELLTDSQDTYYDEDNWTVGTVFFSENTYSRQPYVANGFLGSRIPNVGFGYAPDTYNIWTPDPSIPGALNNGWPLRNQRFAGAFVSDFYSLQPHLNSTNFPELDADGYSTILSAIPQWTDMKISVKNDTVRFTAQDVLPQHVSNYHQNLSLLTGTVTTELDWMGLLHIKSTVLAHRILHPLGVLKLELSLIPDSGLKTLDLQVSDIFNHSTSRRTFLRDLGYDSRGIYMEVEPDNVPYSSAALYSSLRFDGPAEADGCIFQLSDMNTTVSRKNFLTLSCEKPSITIQKYVAVVSTEYDRYNKTASNMEAAKDIVHSQCGQYDLITQAHHNEWVSLYDNASIEIPSDSLLELSAKSSLFHLLANTRRFNISSSRGLPLPSSGLSSDSYGGMIFWDADIWILPALLPFFPDIARHMVDYRKNTHEQARLNAQQYGYPGALYPWTSGRYANCTSTGPCVNYEYHINIDIAMASFLVYLNGAPGVDDEYLRETTWPLVRDAAQFFTAYVKFNSSLDAYETHNMTDPDEYANFINNGAFTNAGIKTLLKWATDVGNHLQEEIDPRWVEVSDKMFIPIAESNITLEYSGMNASVEIKQADVMLMTYPLGYITDETILDNAIRNLYYYSERQSPSGPAMTYPVFVAAAAGLLNHGCSSQSYLYKSVLPYLRAPFAQFSEQSDDNFLTNGFTQPAFPFLTGNGGYLQSLLFGLTGLRYSYEVDKQTKKITRLLKFNPIKLPLLQGGIAINNFKYMGQVLDIIIGDEKATIVHKIGDEPINLKLIDRSFIHDRDVTGPHMTHVHEGEEVPVQWITLQPGQNLTVDLFRPLLNIDGNLIEGKQVSNFTAGVPGDVIYSVIDGNNFTHWQPLDKNVCAKILIDLGPGNEQNLTGGMILWGRRPARNISVAMVPYKGDIEQALQKASSVMESSGPDKRVEILGYTAPASELASRLSETEDRFFEEDYRLLLSSQRLDIEQLSKLSPESSLLKSKFVTILHNLQISPSEPYAEENQRGSKIVIPRSNSTHFTFDYSNYTSDKAFEHPVSKESGASWPPPRFVLVCIQGTYDDDDDPKGATIKEIALM, encoded by the coding sequence ATGAGCGTTAGGCATAAAACGCGAAAGCATACCGCTACAAGTCTCATAGCTAGGTCATTGCCAGGACTGCGCGCAATCTTTGTGATTCTGGCGACGTGTGTTGCAGCGGCAGGATGGAGATGGTTACTGACGGGCGAGCTGCCCAGGAAGCCACATCTCCCTTGCAAGGTGTTCCGCACGCACAGGCATCACGATACGCGTATCGAATGGCGGCGGAGGAGCTCCGAGTCCCTTTACGAACTTTTGACAGACTCTCAAGATACCTACTATGACGAAGACAACTGGACTGTCGGAACGGTCTTCTTTTCGGAAAACACCTACTCTCGTCAGCCGTACGTTGCCAATGGCTTCCTGGGCTCGCGAATCCCTAACGTTGGGTTCGGCTACGCGCCTGACACTTACAACATTTGGACACCAGATCCATCTATCCCCGGTGCTCTCAACAATGGGTGGCCTTTGAGAAACCAGCGATTCGCCGGAGCCTTTGTCTCTGATTTCTACAGCCTACAACCCCACCTCAACTCAACTAATTTTCCTGAGCTTGATGCTGACGGCTACTCGACCATTCTCTCCGCGATTCCGCAGTGGACCGATATGAAGATTTCAGTTAAAAATGACACCGTTCGTTTTACTGCCCAGGACGTGCTTCCACAGCATGTTTCCAACTACCACCAAAATCTTTCTCTGCTCACAGGCACTGTCACCACAGAACTTGACTGGATGGGGCTTTTGCATATTAAATCCACCGTTCTGGCTCACAGAATCCTTCATCCGCTTGGAGTATTGAAGCTGGAACTGTCACTAATTCCGGACAGCGGTCTGAAGACACTTGACCTTCAAGTTTCCGATATATTCAATCATTCAACCTCCAGGAGAACTTTTCTCAGAGACCTTGGTTATGATTCCCGAGGCATTTACATGGAGGTTGAACCTGACAATGTCCCTTACTCTTCTGCCGCCCTGTACTCTTCTTTGCGTTTTGATGGTCCAGCAGAGGCAGATGGTtgcatttttcaattgAGCGACATGAACACCACTGTATCGCGTAAGAACTTCCTGACGCTGAGCTGTGAAAAACCATCCATCACgattcaaaaatatgtTGCCGTCGTGTCAACTGAGTATGATCGTTACAACAAGACGGCTTCCAACATGGAGGCCGCCAAAGATATTGTTCACTCACAGTGTGGCCAATATGATTTGATAACTCAAGCACATCATAATGAATGGGTATCACTATATGACAACGCCTCTATTGAAATTCCTTCGGACAGTTTGCTTGAGCTGTCTGCTAAGTCTTCACTTTTCCATCTTCTGGCGAACACTAGAAGGTTTAATATTTCAAGTTCCAGAGGTTTGCCGCTACCATCTTCGGGTCTTAGCTCTGATTCTTACGGAGGAATGATATTCTGGGATGCGGATATTTGGATTCTACCCGCATTATTGCCATTCTTTCCCGACATCGCGAGACATATGGTTGACTATCGCAAAAATACTCATGAACAGGCAAGACTCAATGCTCAGCAGTACGGATATCCTGGCGCTTTATATCCTTGGACATCAGGGCGATACGCCAACTGCACATCCACGGGACCCTGCGTAAACTATGAGTATCATATCAACATTGATATCGCCATGGCTTCGTTCTTGGTTTACCTCAATGGCGCGCCTGGCGTAGATGATGAGTACTTGAGGGAAACAACTTGGCCCTTGGTAAGGGACGCAGCCCAGTTTTTTACAGCATACGTCAAGTTCAATTCGTCCTTAGACGCATACGAAACTCATAACATGACAGATCCTGACGAGTAtgccaacttcatcaacaatgGTGCATTTACAAATGCAGGGATCAAGACACTTCTCAAGTGGGCGACCGACGTTGGTAACCAtttgcaagaagaaatcgaTCCTAGGTGGGTTGAGGTGTCAGACAAAATGTTTATTCCAATTGCAGAGTCCAACATAACTTTGGAATACTCCGGCATGAATGCTTCGGTTGAGATTAAGCAGGCTGACGTAATGCTTATGACATATCCATTAGGCTACATTACAGACGAGACAATTTTGGACAACGCAATTCGCAATTTGTACTACTATTCAGAACGCCAGTCTCCTAGTGGACCTGCCATGACCTATCCCGTTTTTGTAGCGGCAGCGGCTGGTCTTTTAAATCATGGCTGTTCGTCACAGAGCTATCTTTACAAATCTGTTCTTCCTTACCTCAGAGCACCATTCGCGCAGTTTAGTGAGCAATCTGATGATAACTTTCTAACTAATGGCTTTACCCAGCCAGCTTTTCCGTTTTTGACTGGCAATGGGGGCTATCTGCAAAGCTTGCTATTTGGCCTGACGGGCCTGAGGTATTCATATGAGGTTGATAAACAAACAAAGAAGATCACACGGCTACTGAAGTTCAACCCTATAAAACTGCCTCTGCTTCAAGGGGGAATTGCCATAAACAATTTCAAATACATGGGCCAGGTCTTGGACATTATTATTGGGGATGAAAAAGCTACAATAGTACACAAGATTGGGGATGAACCCATTAATCTGAAATTGATTGACCGCAGTTTCATCCATGACCGAGATGTCACAGGGCCGCACATGACGCATGTTCACGAAGGCGAAGAAGTGCCAGTCCAGTGGATCACTTTGCAGCCAGGCCAGAATTTGACAGTCGATCTGTTCCGTCCTCTGCTAAACATAGATGGTAACCTAATCGAGGGGAAACAGGTTTCGAACTTCACAGCAGGCGTTCCAGGAGATGTGATTTACTCAGTTATTGATGGCAATAACTTCACGCACTGGCAACCGTTGGACAAAAACGTGTGCGCCAAGATCCTTATTGATTTGGGGCCCGGTAATGAGCAGAATTTGACCGGCGGCATGATCCTCTGGGGACGGCGCCCCGCGCGCAACATTTCTGTTGCGATGGTGCCTTATAAAGGGGACATCGAGCAGGCACTGCAGAAGGCGTCTAGTGTTATGGAGTCGAGCGGACCAGATAAGCGCGTCGAGATTTTGGGCTACACAGCGCCCGCTTCAGAACTTGCTTCGCGGTTGTCAGAGACTGAAGATCGgtttttcgaagaagattaCCGTCTTCTGCTGAGTTCCCAAAGGCTCGACATCGAGCAGCTGTCAAAGCTCTCACCTGAATCGTCTCTGCTTAAGAGTAAATTTGTGACAATACTACACAATTTGCAAATATCCCCATCTGAGCCGTATGCGGAAGAGAATCAGCGAGGCTCGAAAATTGTTATTCCACGCAGCAATTCCACGCATTTCACCTTTGACTATTCTAACTATACCAGTGATAAAGCCTTTGAGCACCCCGTCTCCAAGGAATCAGGAGCTTCGTGGCCTCCCCCAAGATTCGTTCTCGTTTGTATTCAGGGCACAtacgatgacgacgacgatcCCAAAGGCGCTACTATCAAGGAAATCGCTCTCATGTGA
- the ECM21 gene encoding Ecm21p (weakly similar to uniprot|P38167 Saccharomyces cerevisiae YBL101C ECM21 Non-essential protein of unknown function promoter contains several Gcn4p binding elements) has protein sequence MPFGSSKESGSNEFKSESAKGAANVPRRRSSSIKQAFTNMMRSGSSDSGSAARNGSSYNNVGSSSVPNSRSGPSSAYNPLMAMGGLPHVFYNSDDFGVARNEQALAENFRPVFNDDECEEADVESDGNMSEAEDLHSYLGSSVPRQPQLLPSGQRYLLEYLAERGFLEPKHLTCNKGISMFVATSSEVVFLPTTSSSQEDEYLNHLAMLNGTEVSLEEPTLPQTSNEQNTACDEVEGSGEAVNAPPLDADGKNVLFNIAVVLSFKKATIASAVKAELYSRIRVYWQHGVPPEKTHNEEYYTLGELNWELSNQNYNLYVPNHLSTKNKIIEQPESITKPLVFKTNHDLSNQQYLDRRKSENQLCSSLESLSNHQTFQPGDYVFLLPTFFSNSIPETVYLPSGRVSYNFRCATKVLGNSSGNIDSRSDASSSNSGISHGSEDYHPESSSHLKFSGNKLLRKVKGQFQSSSNESDSSDKRNVLRGDHPIQVVRVPPVISESTADKPIYINRVWNDALSYEVSLLKKYVPIGSEVPIKIKLAPISKKVSIKRIRVGVLEKITYVSKNLEYEFDQTEALANDPYNPYYSEFVCRRKQERILSLWEIRTKEKGSRAMREDVIENCRSENIFSYTSCPSGGKNGEPVDIVDPLTIHSTLKFPKYAVLDKRTSKNVPPYGIDEFTSTHNLSSSQSTTAPRRNSAASGVIGFLSGRRTSTSFRSRHNSIAAGPEPNRSRTIFKSSSDVEVQSHSRINEPKRGLYLDCVSMKNIHVKHKLEIMLRISKPDTKNPSVEKHYEVLIDTPIFIVSDLCGSSNIELPTYDMAVRENTTEDFLPPTFEEAVSVSGSPLASPLNSPMGSPNLMASYDPDELSIQQLSLSRSTTYNNSNNVEPSTPAVPGSAGRRYSNIDSLMNQRKTGQEQPIFRKNYRLGNRDLSALEGSALSDGDEPPDYEESKQNN, from the coding sequence ATGCCGTTTGGTTCATCGAAAGAATCTGGGTCTAATGAGTTCAAAAGTGAGTCAGCAAAGGGGGCTGCCAACGTGCCGAGAAGGAGATCTTCGTCAATCAAGCAGGCATTTACAAACATGATGCGAAGCGGGTCAAGCGACAGCGGAAGCGCTGCCAGAAATGGTAGCAGCTACAACAATGTGGGCTCCTCCTCGGTTCCAAATTCTCGAAGTGGGCCTTCTTCTGCATACAACCCGCTAATGGCCATGGGAGGCTTGCCACATGTTTTCTACAATAGCGACGACTTCGGAGTTGCCAGAAATGAACAAGCTTTAGCTGAAAATTTCCGGCCAGTATTTAATGACGACGAGTGTGAGGAGGCTGATGTGGAGTCTGATGGAAATATGTCTGAAGCCGAGGACCTGCATTCATACTTAGGCAGCTCCGTACCGAGACAgcctcagcttcttccGAGTGGGCAAAGGTACCTTTTGGAGTACCTTGCTGAGAGGGGTTTCTTAGAACCAAAACATCTAACATGCAACAAAGGAATTAGCATGTTTGTTGCAACCTCCTCAGAAGTTGTGTTTCTTCCTACCACCAGCTCCTCTCAGGAGGATGAATACCTAAACCACTTGGCCATGTTGAACGGCACCgaagtttctcttgaagaacccACACTTCCGCAGACCTCCAACGAACAGAACACTGCTTGCGACGAGGTCGAAGGGTCCGGAGAGGCGGTGAATGCGCCTCCGTTGGACGCAGATGGAAAGAATGTTCTATTTAATATAGCCGTGGTCTTGTCTTTTAAAAAAGCCACCATTGCCTCTGCGGTGAAGGCCGAGCTCTACTCTCGCATTCGCGTCTACTGGCAGCATGGAGTCCCACCGGAAAAGACCCACAATGAAGAGTACTACACCCTAGGGGAATTGAATTGGGAGCTTTCAAACCAGAACTATAACCTCTACGTCCCTAATCACCTGTCGACgaagaacaagatcatCGAGCAGCCTGAATCGATCACCAAACCCCTCGTATTCAAGACTAACCACGACTTATCAAACCAGCAGTACCTTGATAGGAGGAAGTCTGAAAACCAACTATGTTCTTCTCTAGAGTCTCTGAGCAACCATCAGACATTCCAGCCAGGTGACTACGTTTTCCTTCTGCCtacctttttttcaaatagcATCCCTGAAACAGTTTACCTGCCCTCCGGTCGTGTGAGCTATAACTTCCGGTGCGCGACCAAGGTTTTAGGGAATAGCTCGGGCAATATTGATTCACGCAGTGATGCGTCTTCCTCTAATTCTGGCATATCCCATGGCTCAGAAGATTACCACCCCGAGTCTTCATCTCACTTGAAATTTTCTGGTAATAAGCTCCTCAGAAAAGTCAAGGGTCAATTCCAGAGTAGTTCAAATGAGAGCGACTCCTCAGACAAAAGGAACGTTCTGCGAGGCGACCACCCAATCCAAGTTGTGCGGGTCCCGCCAGTAATATCTGAATCCACTGCAGACAAACCTATTTACATTAACAGAGTCTGGAACGATGCGCTTTCTTATGAGGTGTCTTTACTCAAAAAGTATGTGCCGATAGGGAGTGAAGTTCcaatcaaaatcaagcttGCCCCAATCAGCAAGAAAGTATCAATAAAACGGATTCGCGTTGGTGTGTTGGAAAAAATAACATATGTTTCTAAAAACTTAGAATACGAGTTTGATCAAACTGAGGCCCTTGCAAATGATCCATACAACCCTTACTATTCCGAGTTTGTCTGCAGGAGAAAGCAAGAGCGCATTTTGTCGCTATGGGAAATAAGAACCAAGGAAAAGGGATCCAGAGCAATGAGAGAGGACGTTATTGAAAACTGTCGGTCGGAGAACATTTTCTCATACACTTCTTGCCCTTCAGGTGGAAAGAACGGTGAACCTGTAGACATCGTTGACCCCCTCACCATACATTCAACCCTCAAGTTTCCCAAATACGCAGTGCTCGATAAGCGCACCTCGAAAAACGTTCCTCCCTACGGTATTGATGAGTTTACAAGCACACACAATCTCAGTTCTAGTCAAAGCACCACAGCGCCTAGGAGGAACAGTGCTGCTTCTGGTGTAATAGGCTTCCTCTCAGGGCGCAGAACTAGCACTTCGTTTAGGTCGCGCCACAACTCCATTGCCGCTGGGCCGGAGCCTAACAGATCAAGGACCATATTCAAGTCAAGTTCTGATGTCGAGGTTCAATCACATAGTCGGATTAATGAGCCCAAACGCGGCTTATACTTAGACTGCGTGAGTATGAAGAATATTCACGTAAAGCACAAGCTCGAGATCATGTTGCGGATTAGCAAACCGGACACCAAGAATCCATCGGTGGAAAAACACTATGAGGTTCTTATTGATACACCTATATTTATAGTATCAGACCTTTGCGGGAGTAGCAATATTGAATTACCTACCTATGACATGGCAGTCAGAGAGAATACCACCGAGGACTTTTTGCCGCCAACCTTTGAAGAGGCCGTTTCTGTTTCTGGATCGCCTCTAGCATCTCCTTTGAACTCCCCAATGGGATCTCCAAACTTGATGGCCTCATACGATCCAGACGAGTTGTCTATCCAGCAGTTGTCACTTTCGCGGAGCACAACGTACAACAACAGTAACAATGTTGAGCCCTCAACACCAGCTGTTCCGGGGTCTGCTGGCAGACGCTACAGCAACATTGATTCTTTGATGAACCAGAGGAAAACTGGCCAGGAGCAACCCATATTCAGAAAGAATTATCGACTAGGAAACAGAGATCTATCTGCTCTTGAAGGAAGCGCCCTTAGTGACGGCGACGAACCTCCCGATTATGAAGaatcaaaacaaaataaTTAA